The Huiozyma naganishii CBS 8797 chromosome 3, complete genome genome contains a region encoding:
- the BIT2 gene encoding Bit2p (similar to Saccharomyces cerevisiae YBR270C and BIT61 (YJL058C); ancestral locus Anc_1.323), whose translation MGGHNEKENETSAGIKHDGKQGPSSNRRQSTTLQPLTPLTVPHRGIDDDSTNDRAGRIYSVTSGIVPQTLTMTHPDEEALSVRGSRSPTVMSAENVGSSSGMPKWSQVGFQSIFQNSGQRRSTNNLRSRESLERSASGNNLVQEIRSKRTGVPRRSTDSFDRSGHSSGGNNDVSSASSITNAPSAASVGSDPAGVIRKSSAFSLSTIKDDSSSASRRSSTGKERSSLNLFKTNSRKSSGSTSRLDGSLSLSSQGSASKSSLSPLLKMTKKIFHSSKVHHIKDMGAEPAVPNSLSKFLHSTVTRHRTPVQFIHNTTGGIIDSGKSVYSFNPSVLNTTNDAPLVITQQDDALDAANIALLHDLLRNLPSLEANFKNFKVQELQILCGNIWGIYCSVVIELFKAQRVWQLPAKIEDLNHVLRFYVTLETMSKVAKPHAKLVAEVEEFITTSLYVFENQIVFNYSNEETINTALKRLGVIWQVFYEQVYYDVMAVMLPLESLAGPDRKPFSLDYLLLRCFRDSIVLPYYQNFIHSDDGVSKSFNTYILAQEDENGVTEQDKLTLLQCFGILGTIQGSDRHQQVIEELLEGVRMSI comes from the coding sequence ATGGGAGGGCATAACGAGAAGGAGAACGAGACCAGTGCGGGCATCAAGCATGACGGCAAGCAGGGTCCCTCATCGAATCGGAGACAAAGTACGACGTTGCAGCCGTTGACACCACTTACAGTACCCCATCGGGGTATTGATGACGACAGTACGAACGATAGGGCTGGAAGGATCTACAGTGTGACTTCTGGGATCGTACCACAGACGTTGACGATGACACACCCTGATGAGGAGGCGCTTTCCGTGAGGGGATCGCGGTCGCCCACGGTGATGTCTGCTGAGAATGTTGGGTCCTCCAGTGGGATGCCCAAGTGGTCGCAGGTCGGGTTCCAATCGATCTTCCAGAACTCGGGCCAGCGACGGTCGACCAACAATCTGCGGTCGCGGGAGTCCCTAGAGAGGAGCGCCAGCGGGAACAACTTGGTGCAGGAGATCAGAAGCAAGAGGACGGGGGTACCGCGGAGAAGTACGGACTCCTTTGACAGGTCTGGGCATTCAAGTGGTGGTAATAACGACGTCTCTTCAGCCTCGAGTATCACAAACGCACCTAGCGCTGCCAGCGTGGGCAGCGACCCTGCGGGCGTTATAAGAAAGAGCTCTGCATTCAGCCTCTCAACGATCAAAGATGATTCGAGTTCTGCATCGCGTAGGAGCAGCACCGGGAAGGAACGGTCCTCTCTCAACCTGTTCAAGACGAACTCTCGGAAGAGCAGTGGGAGCACTTCTCGACTCGACGGGTCGCTGTCGCTGTCTTCGCAGGGCAGTGCATCCAAGAGCTCGCTGAGCCCGTTGCTGAAGATGACCAAGAAGATCTTCCACAGCAGCAAGGTGCATCATATCAAGGACATGGGCGCTGAACCGGCAGTCCCGAACTCGCTCAGTAAGTTTCTGCACTCGACCGTGACGAGACATAGAACCCCAGTGCAATTCATCCACAACACTACTGGTGGGATCATCGATTCGGGCAAGTCCGTGTACTCGTTCAACCCTTCCGTACTGAACACGACGAACGATGCGCCGCTGGTGATCACGCAGCAGGACGACGCTCTTGACGCGGCTAACATTGCGCTTCTACACGACCTCTTGAGGAACCTGCCCTCACTAGAGgccaacttcaagaacttcaaagtaCAGGAGTTGCAGATCCTATGTGGGAATATCTGGGGGATCTACTGCAGCGTTGTGATCGAGTTGTTCAAGGCACAGCGCGTATGGCAACTTCCCGCGAAGATCGAGGACTTGAACCATGTGCTACGTTTCTACGTCACACTGGAGACAATGTCAAAAGTGGCCAAGCCACATGCGAAACTCGTCGCAGAGGTGGAGGAGTTCATCACAACGTCGCTGTACGTGTTCGAGAACCAGATTGTGTTTAACTATAGTAACGAGGAGACCATCAACACGGCACTGAAGCGGCTTGGGGTCATCTGGCAGGTATTCTACGAGCAAGTATATTACGACGTCATGGCAGTGATGCTCCCGCTGGAGTCCCTCGCGGGCCCCGATCGAAAGCCCTTTTCCCTGGACTACCTTTTGCTGCGATGTTTCCGGGACTCAATCGTGCTTCCGTACTACCAGAACTTCATCCACAGCGATGACGGTGTGTCCAAGAGCTTCAACACGTACATCCTCGCGCAGGAGGATGAGAACGGTGTTACGGAGCAAGATAAACTGACGTTGCTGCAGTGTTTCGGGATCCTGGGGACCATCCAGGGCTCAGACCGACACCAGCAAGTGATCGAGGAACTATTGGAGGGTGTCCGAATGAGCATATGA
- the COA3 gene encoding Coa3p (similar to Saccharomyces cerevisiae YJL062W-A; ancestral locus Anc_1.314), with protein sequence MGLEPSRYQDPRTWKMTPAMLRARRPFFARNMAALVLLLGTTSAIYTYTYGFLHRDNDFVDVPIPPVDEGELEQLKQEYAAHLESKK encoded by the coding sequence ATGGGATTGGAACCGTCGAGGTATCAGGACCCGCGGACGTGGAAGATGACCCCCGCGATGTTGCGTGCGAGGAGACCCTTCTTTGCAAGGAACATGGCCGCGTTGGTGCTCCTGTTGGGCACCACGAGTGCGATATACACGTACACGTACGGGTTCCTGCACAGGGACAACGACTTCGTGGACGTGCCCATTCCACCGGTGGACGAGGGGGAACTGGAGCAGTTGAAGCAGGAGTACGCTGCACACTTGGAGAGCAAGAAGTGA
- the MRPL37 gene encoding mitochondrial 54S ribosomal protein mL54 (similar to Saccharomyces cerevisiae MRPL37 (YBR268W); ancestral locus Anc_1.318), with product MWRFVQRRMWHGGRVLGQTAQGPAVKSSCLAGTPLKLDIRKDGRDPVAMRDEEYPEWLWHVLEPATGGDASARADPLAARRKELRRKHRNEIKQSNYLSQL from the coding sequence ATGTGGAGGTTTGTGCAGAGGAGAATGTGGCACGGTGGCCGTGTGCTGGGACAGACCGCTCAGGGCCCCGCGGTGAAGTCGTCCTGCCTCGCTGGGACACCGCTGAAACTTGATATCCGCAAAGACGGGAGGGACCCGGTTGCGATGCGCGACGAGGAGTACCCTGAATGGCTGTGGCATGTTCTTGAGCCCGCTACTGGGGGTGATGCCTCGGCGCGGGCAGACCCGCTCGCTGCGAGGAGGAAAGAGCTGAGAAGGAAGCACAGAAACGAGATTAAGCAGAGCAACTATCTCAGCCAGCTATGA
- the TSC10 gene encoding 3-dehydrosphinganine reductase (similar to Saccharomyces cerevisiae TSC10 (YBR265W); ancestral locus Anc_1.315) — MSCDGRYTLEGQVVLLAGASQGLGRQFAAKYFRETRETRVVLVSRSAPKLLAAIEEITGGDGAESVVCLNGELPAVVPPQARLMYYACDLGDASAVEELFCTLKRAQLVPTQVLSCVGGSVPKLFRDLTLAELDLGVRMNYMSALFLSHAALRLGTPCHLILFSSVTAFFPFIGYSQYAPAKVAIKSLVGIIRQECPPGSLMRISCVYPGNFQSEGFILEELTKPEITRQLEGPSAAIPCELCCDKIVSWLSLGYDDITTDAIGWVLMSLDMGLNKHYNNSFLWLLQLLLGAVTNLIVVPLYMVYCNWEIRRYFKAKPWGASTLPLLPTEGADGANGDSEE; from the coding sequence ATGAGTTGCGACGGGAGGTACACGTTGGAGGGCCAGGTGGTGCTTTTGGCTGGGGCGTCGCAGGGGCTAGGGAGGCAGTTTGCCGCGAAGTACTTCCGTGAGACGCGTGAGACACGTGTGGTGCTTGTGAGCAGGTCTGCCCCGAAGTTGCTAGCTGCCATCGAGGAGATCACTGGTGGCGATGGTGCTGAGAGTGTTGTGTGTTTGAACGGTGAGTTGCCCGCCGTGGTGCCGCCCCAGGCCAGGTTGATGTACTACGCTTGTGATTTGGGGGACGCCTCGGCAGTCGAGGAACTGTTCTGCACGCTGAAGAGAGCTCAGTTGGTCCCCACACAGGTGCTGTCGTGCGTTGGTGGGTCTGTGCCCAAACTGTTTCGGGACTTGACTCTTGCGGAGTTGGACCTAGGTGTTAGGATGAACTACATGTCCGCATTGTTCCTTTCACACGCGGCGTTGCGGCTGGGAACTCCATGTCACTTGATCCTGTTCTCCAGTGTGACTGCGTTCTTCCCCTTCATCGGGTACTCGCAGTATGCGCCCGCGAAAGTCGCGATCAAGTCTCTCGTTGGGATTATCAGACAGGAGTGTCCTCCTGGGTCCCTCATGCGTATCTCGTGCGTGTACCCGGGGAACTTCCAGTCAGAGGGGTTCATCCTCGAGGAACTCACGAAACCGGAGATTACAAGACAGTTAGAGGGTCCCTCCGCGGCGATCCCCTGCGAACTGTGCTGCGACAAGATTGTATCGTGGTTGTCCCTAGGGTACGACGATATCACGACGGACGCGATCGGGTGGGTGCTCATGTCCTTGGATATGGGGTTAAACAAACACTACAACAACTCGTTTTTGTGGCTTCTACAGTTGCTCTTGGGTGCGGTCACTAACCTCATCGTTGTTCCATTGTACATGGTCTACTGTAATTGGGAGATACGCAGGTACTTCAAGGCGAAGCCCTGGGGGGCGAGTACACTCCCACTACTACCAACCGAAGGGGCCGATGGGGCCAACGGGGACTCCGAAGAGTGA
- the REI1 gene encoding Rei1p (similar to Saccharomyces cerevisiae REI1 (YBR267W); ancestral locus Anc_1.316) has product MAAYTCNTCLMEFASGLEQREHMRGDWHRYNLKRRVASLQPIGKALFEEKVEKRAQGQDEGKLSKKEVRRREREALLEKRRQLLLLARQNVLENMQGAGQEDAPVDNAATVETGAASVDAAPEPQTEEELMQQKIQNRVDIPLTACLFCPKMAQSPTFEENLRHMYEHHGFYIPEQKYLVDKEGLVKYISEKIGLGNVCIVCNYQGRSLEAVRAHMLAKRHCKLPYESEDEKLEISEFYDFTASYNAPTVTAASTADGNADGDDDWEDVEGDEEEEDADLNEEYLYNDGTALHLPTGVKVGHRSLQRYFKQALKPEVILTEGQGTLVAADTRNHLAPIDSKQIQTQKRVWQTERRDKKLDDKRSAKFINNQPHYRDQLLQ; this is encoded by the coding sequence ATGGCGGCGTACACTTGCAACACATGTCTGATGGAGTTTGCCTCCGGGCTGGAGCAGCGGGAGCACATGCGCGGTGACTGGCACCGGTACAACCTGAAACGGCGGGTCGCGTCGCTGCAGCCCATCGGTAAGGCGTTATTCGAGGAGAAAGTGGAGAAGCGGGCACAGGGACAAGACGAGGGGAAGTTGTCGAAGAAGGAGGTCCGTAGGAGGGAGCGGGAGGCGCTGctggagaagaggaggcAGCTGTTGCTGCTCGCGAGACAGAACGTGCTGGAGAATATGCAAGGTGCTGGGCAAGAAGATGCACCGGTGGATAATGCTGCTACTGTGGAGACTGGCGCAGCCTCCGTAGATGCTGCGCCGGAGCCCCAGacggaggaggaactgaTGCAGcagaaaattcaaaacagGGTCGATATCCCGCTCACCGCGTGTCTCTTCTGTCCGAAGATGGCACAGTCCCCCACGTTCGAGGAAAACCTCCGTCACATGTACGAGCACCACGGGTTTTACATCCCTGAACAGAAGTACCTCGTCGACAAGGAGGGTCTTGTCAAGTACATCTCCGAGAAGATCGGACTCGGGAACGTGTGCATAGTGTGCAACTACCAGGGCAGATCGCTCGAGGCTGTTAGGGCACACATGCTCGCTAAGAGACACTGTAAGCTGCCCTACGAGTCAGAGGACGAGAAACTCGAGATATCGGAGTTCTACGATTTCACTGCCAGTTACAACGCGCCCACTGTCACCGCTGCTTCTACTGCTGACGGTAACGCTGATGGCGACGACGACTGGGAAGATGTCGAGggtgacgaagaagaagaagacgcAGACCTCAACGAGGAGTACCTATACAACGACGGGACCGCACTGCACTTGCCCACGGGTGTTAAAGTCGGACACAGGTCCCTCCAACGGTACTTCAAGCAAGCACTGAAGCCAGAGGTGATTCTCACGGAGGGACAGGGCACTCTCGTCGCAGCAGACACGCGGAACCACCTCGCACCAATCGACTCGAAGCAGATCCAGACGCAGAAACGGGTCTGGCAGACGGAGAGAAGGGACAAGAAACTCGACGACAAGAGAAGCGCGaagttcatcaacaaccaACCTCACTACAGAGACCAGCTCCTACAGTGA
- the SDH8 gene encoding Sdh8p (similar to Saccharomyces cerevisiae YBR269C; ancestral locus Anc_1.320), whose translation MLRAVGVHGVPGLLCGALSVRAACITPAARFLNTKRQPSPPKLPREEQEEFERLQKVAHSQNTIRAHNARVTGDTTKESLNSAVLTKNDIGAFSPEYRKTIPEFEGDVNPKTGEVGGPKQDPLKHGDWSFNGRVTDF comes from the coding sequence ATGTTGCGTGCTGTGGGAGTCCACGGTGTTCCTGGGTTGCTGTGTGGTGCACTGTCTGTACGTGCTGCTTGTATCACCCCTGCAGCCCGGTTTCTGAACACGAAACGGCAGCCCAGCCCTCCGAAGTTGCCCCGGGAGGAGCAAGAGGAGTTCGAGCGGTTGCAGAAGGTGGCACACTCGCAGAACACGATCCGGGCGCACAACGCGCGTGTCACTGGGGATACCACGAAGGAATCTCTGAACTCGGCGGTGCTGACGAAGAATGACATCGGGGCGTTCTCCCCAGAGTATAGGAAGACAATCCCGGAGTTTGAGGGCGATGTGAACCCGAAGACCGGGGAAGTCGGTGGTCCCAAACAGGACCCCCTGAAGCACGGCGACTGGTCCTTTAACGGCCGAGTCACCGACTTTTGA
- the MRPL8 gene encoding mitochondrial 54S ribosomal protein bL17m (similar to Saccharomyces cerevisiae MRPL8 (YJL063C); ancestral locus Anc_1.313): MTQGIARRLNRTRPHREALLRNLCSQLFQHGAVTTTHAKCKEAQRRADRCVTWAKRAAGTEREDGDGAKARAVQLLQKNLFLSGDNAHLVKKLVEVVAPRMSGRNGGYTRVLRLESRQGDRAPQSILELVEGVGQTQTMKFWMLNKSILQEEAQNGAQTQSQLQRPHSTQLVQDCKAQTGQRTACRRDLASEERPYGATKNRGLSPQN; encoded by the coding sequence ATGACGCAGGGGATCGCGAGACGGTTGAACAGGACACGGCCGCACAGGGAGGCGCTGCTGCGGAACCTGTGCTCGCAATTGTTCCAGCACGGTGCGGTCACGACGACACACGCTAAATGCAAGGAGGCGCAACGCAGGGCTGACCGGTGTGTCACTTGGGCGAAGAGGGCTGCTGGGACGGAGCGGGAGGATGGTGATGGGGCCAAGGCCCGCGCCGTGCAGCTGTTGCAGAAGAACCTGTTTCTTTCGGGGGACAACGCTCATCTCGTTAAGAAACTCGTCGAGGTTGTGGCACCGAGGATGAGCGGTAGGAACGGAGGGTACACCCGTGTGCTGCGGTTGGAGTCCCGGCAGGGGGATAGGGCGCCGCAGTCTATCCTGGAGCTTGTTGAGGGCGTTGGGCAGACACAAACGATGAAGTTCTGGATGCTTAATAAGAGTATCCTCCAGGAGGAGGCGCAGAACGGTGCCCAGACACAGTCACAGTTACAACGCCCTCACTCTACGCAACTTGTACAAGATTGCAAGGCTCAGACAGGACAGAGAACAGCTTGTCGACGAGATCTTGCAAGTGAGGAAAGACCCTACGGAGCAACAAAGAATCGAGGACTCAGCCCACAAAACTAA